The Acholeplasma laidlawii PG-8A DNA window ATAGGAAACGAGAAAGAATATCAATAATAACTTGTGTATCTCCTTGTAAGCCCATTTCTAAAATAGATAATTTTTCACTATCATCTTTCACACCTGAAAGTAGGAAATCATTCATAATAGCTTCACAGAAAATTGATGCAGTTTCTGCTAAAGGCATAGAGTAACTCCAATGAAGTGGTGCGTTATCAGAAATAATTTCACCGTGATAAGCATGTCCTAATTCATGAGCAAGTGTAGATACATTATCTAGTGCACCAGTAAAGTTTAATAATATTCTTGATTGACCAATTTGTGGTTGATTTGAACAAAATGCACCACCACGTTTACCCTTTTTAGGGTATACGTCAATCCAGTTTTTATCAAATGTTTTTTGTGCAAAGTTACCAAGTTTTGGTGAGAATGATGTAAATGCATTAAACACTAATGATTTAGCCTCATCATAGGTATATGTTTTATTTAAGTTGCCGACAGGAGCAAACATATCATACCAAGGTAGGCTACCTTTATGTCCTAGGTATTTTGATTTTGCTTTTAAGTAGTTTGCAAATCGAGGTCTAAAGTCCTTCATTGCAGATATCATTGCATCCAGTGTTTCTTTTTTCATGTTGGATTGATCAAGGGTCTTTTCTAAAGCAGATTCATAACCTCTTAATTCATTCATGGTATTTACTTCACGTTTGATGTTTGTTAATGCAAGTGCTACATAGTCATCTACTTTTTCGTAAGCCTCTAATTCTTTTTCATAGGCAAGTTTACGTAATTTTTGATCACTGTCATAAGCCATATTTCTAACGTCTGAAAAGGTTTTTTCTTCACCGTTAATTTCAATCATCATATTAGAAGTTGCAAGTGTTTGAATTTGACTCCAAGAACGAGAACTTAGTTCACTTAGTTTTGCATATAGTGATTCTTCTGCTTCACTTAATAAATGTTTAGCGCCGTCTTGGTCTTTCTTCAGGTTATATAAGTATTTATTAATAAGTTCAGACTTCGTTGCTAGTTCATCTAAATTGACAGTTGTTAAATATCTACTAAAGACAACACTTGGTTTTGTTAAACCTCTGTAAATTTGGCTTAATTTAGATAAATAGCCTAGTGCTTCATTATTAGATACATCCGTAGATGATGTAAGGGAAGCAAAACTTCCAATCGTACAACCTAATACAGTGATCTTTTCATCAAATTTAAGTGCTTCTTCAATATATTTAACATCATCTTTTACTTCACTTGTTAAATGTGCTGCCATCGCTTGAACTAAGTTGTCTAACTTAGTTAAATCATTTTTGAAGGTTTCATCAAAACCTTTATATAAATCGTTTAAATCCCAGTTGATTGCTTTCATGTTTTTTGTCCTTTTTATTTTATGGTGTTTGAATATTTAAATATGTAATACGCTCTTTTGACATGATGACATTATGACTATGTGTTAGTAGATTGTTTTGATCTTTTGTATAGATTTCTATCATACCATCTTCATAATCTTTCCATCGTTCGATTTCAACTTCTACATAGAGTCCATCACTAATTTCTATGTATGCGTAGTTATAGGTGTAATTTCCCCATCCCATATCTTGGTTACCACAAGCAACCAATAGAAATACAGATGTTAGTACTATAATAAGTGCTATTATTTTCTTCATTTTATTCATCCGCCTTTAATTCAAATATTAAATCTCTTATTTCCATTGCTTTTTCAAAGTCTAGATCTTTAGCTGCTTGACGCATTAAGGTATCTAGGCGTTTAAGTTCTTTTTCTTTTTGTTTCTTATCTAGTTTGAGGTTATCTAGATCTTTATCTGTGATAACACCTTTAATAGATATATCATCACGAATGTCTTTGACTACTTGAGTTGGTGTAACATGGTGCGTCTCATTATATTTTGTTTGAATACTACGACGACGATTCGTTTCATCAATTGCTTTTTGCATCGATTCTGAAATAGTATCTGCATACATAATGACTGTCCCATCAATGTTTCTAGCAGCTCTACCAATGGTTTGAATTAAGGAACGTTCACTACGTAAAAACCCTTGCTTATCAGCATCTAATATAGCAACTAAACCTACCTCAGGTAAGTCTAGACCTTCTCTTAAGAGGTTAATACCAATTAAGACATCATATTTACCAAGTCTTAGTGCTCTTAAGATAGTCGTTCTTTCTAACGATTTTACTTCACTATGTAGATAAGCTACTTTTAAGCCCAACTCTTTAAAGTGTCTTGTTAAGTCTTCACTCATCTTAATCGTTAAGGTTGTAACAAGTACGCGCTGATTTTTTTCAATTCTCTTTTTGATTTCAAAGTATAAATCATCAATTTGACCAACAGTAGGTTTAATTGTTATTTCAGGGTCAAGTAAGTAGGTAGGTCTAATAATTTGTTCTACAATCGGTAGATTTCTTTCTAACTCATATGGCCCTGGTGTTGCAGATAGGTAAATCACTTTATCTTGACGTGCTTGGAACTCATCAAATTGAAGCGGTCTATTATCAAGTGCCGAAGGTAATCTAAACCCAAAGTTCACTAGGTTTTCTTTACGACTTCTATCACCAAAGTACATACCTCTTACCTGAGGGATTGTAACGTGCGATTCATCAATGACCATTAAGTAGTCATCCCCGAAAAAATCTATGAGTGTAGCAGGCGTTTCACCTGCTTCACGTAATGCAATATGTCTTGAGTAGTTTTCAATACCGGATGTGAATCCAATTTCTTCAAGCATTTCAATATCGTATTTGGTACGCATTTCAATACGTTGAGCTTCTAGTAGTTGGTTATTACCTTGGAAGAAATGTATTTGATCAGCTAATTCATTTTTAATACGACGAATACTTTCCTTCATTTTATCTTTATTCGCCATAAAGAGTGTTGCAGGGAATATCGTTACAAACGTCGTGCGTTCTTTTGACACACCTGTTAAAGGATCAAATAGAATAATATCATCGATTTCATCACCAAAGAATGATACTCGAATACCTTGGCTAGCTTCATTAGCTAGTATGATTTCAATGGCATCTCCTCTAACTCTAAAGCTACCTCGCTTAAAGTCAATATCATTTCGTTCATAGGTTAATTCAATCAGTTTATTTAATAAATTATTACGACCATATTCTTCGCCTACTCTTAAAAAGATAGTAGCTTTTTTATAGTCATCAGGATCCCCAATACCGTAGATACAAGAAACGGATGCTACAACAATGACGTCTTCTCTAGTTAGTAAAGATGCCACTGCAGAGTGGCGTAATTCATCGATTTCATCGTTAATGGATGAGTCTTTTTCAATATAAGTATCACTAGATACTACATAAGCTTCTGGTTGAAAGTAATCATAATATGAAATAAAGTATTCTACTCTGTTTTCAGGAAATAGTGATTTTAACTCACCATAAAGTTGACCTGCTAATGTTTTATTATGAGCAAGTACTAAGGTTTTCTTCCCCATCTTTTCAATAATATTAGCAATCGTAAATGTTTTACCTGTACCTGTAGCACCCAAAAGAATTTGTTCTTTTGTTCCAGATTCAAAATTAGATATTAATTTATCTATAGCTTCTGGTTGGTCTCCACTTGGTTTATAGGGTGATTTTAGTTTAAACAATGCTGTCACTTCCTTTGATGATTTATGATACTTTAAATATATATCTATATTTAGTCAATTTTAACATTTTTATGCATAAATAACAAGTGTAACTATTGACCACCC harbors:
- a CDS encoding M3 family oligoendopeptidase, with translation MKAINWDLNDLYKGFDETFKNDLTKLDNLVQAMAAHLTSEVKDDVKYIEEALKFDEKITVLGCTIGSFASLTSSTDVSNNEALGYLSKLSQIYRGLTKPSVVFSRYLTTVNLDELATKSELINKYLYNLKKDQDGAKHLLSEAEESLYAKLSELSSRSWSQIQTLATSNMMIEINGEEKTFSDVRNMAYDSDQKLRKLAYEKELEAYEKVDDYVALALTNIKREVNTMNELRGYESALEKTLDQSNMKKETLDAMISAMKDFRPRFANYLKAKSKYLGHKGSLPWYDMFAPVGNLNKTYTYDEAKSLVFNAFTSFSPKLGNFAQKTFDKNWIDVYPKKGKRGGAFCSNQPQIGQSRILLNFTGALDNVSTLAHELGHAYHGEIISDNAPLHWSYSMPLAETASIFCEAIMNDFLLSGVKDDSEKLSILEMGLQGDTQVIIDILSRFLFESKVFESANRPISKHEMKTWMLEAQKEAYQDGLDHQNLHPYMWLVKGHYYSAGLNFYNFPYAFGLLFGKGLYAQYLKDKEAFIKNYDKLLKLTTMADAEDVAASMGIDITEKSFWVDSLKMIEQNIDQVIDLFKKLS
- a CDS encoding lipoprotein; translation: MKKIIALIIVLTSVFLLVACGNQDMGWGNYTYNYAYIEISDGLYVEVEIERWKDYEDGMIEIYTKDQNNLLTHSHNVIMSKERITYLNIQTP
- the uvrB gene encoding excinuclease ABC subunit UvrB, with the translated sequence MTALFKLKSPYKPSGDQPEAIDKLISNFESGTKEQILLGATGTGKTFTIANIIEKMGKKTLVLAHNKTLAGQLYGELKSLFPENRVEYFISYYDYFQPEAYVVSSDTYIEKDSSINDEIDELRHSAVASLLTREDVIVVASVSCIYGIGDPDDYKKATIFLRVGEEYGRNNLLNKLIELTYERNDIDFKRGSFRVRGDAIEIILANEASQGIRVSFFGDEIDDIILFDPLTGVSKERTTFVTIFPATLFMANKDKMKESIRRIKNELADQIHFFQGNNQLLEAQRIEMRTKYDIEMLEEIGFTSGIENYSRHIALREAGETPATLIDFFGDDYLMVIDESHVTIPQVRGMYFGDRSRKENLVNFGFRLPSALDNRPLQFDEFQARQDKVIYLSATPGPYELERNLPIVEQIIRPTYLLDPEITIKPTVGQIDDLYFEIKKRIEKNQRVLVTTLTIKMSEDLTRHFKELGLKVAYLHSEVKSLERTTILRALRLGKYDVLIGINLLREGLDLPEVGLVAILDADKQGFLRSERSLIQTIGRAARNIDGTVIMYADTISESMQKAIDETNRRRSIQTKYNETHHVTPTQVVKDIRDDISIKGVITDKDLDNLKLDKKQKEKELKRLDTLMRQAAKDLDFEKAMEIRDLIFELKADE